One genomic region from Mesorhizobium terrae encodes:
- a CDS encoding cupredoxin domain-containing protein — protein sequence MKSRTLIAVLAMLAWPAAAIADPGHDGERAYGEPGNPKKPARVVQVVMREADGKMEFLPNRVEIKKGEQVKFMLRNNGELDHELVLGTLAENLKHGEQMQKNPDMEHDDPNAKRLAPKKSGEIVWKFTKAGEFDFSCLIPGHREAGMTGTIVVK from the coding sequence ATGAAATCCCGAACCCTCATTGCGGTCCTGGCCATGTTGGCGTGGCCTGCGGCCGCCATCGCCGACCCCGGCCACGACGGCGAACGCGCCTATGGCGAGCCCGGCAACCCGAAGAAGCCGGCGCGCGTGGTGCAGGTCGTCATGCGCGAAGCCGACGGCAAGATGGAATTCCTGCCCAACCGCGTCGAGATCAAGAAGGGCGAGCAGGTGAAGTTCATGCTGCGCAACAATGGCGAGCTCGACCACGAGCTGGTGCTCGGCACGCTTGCCGAAAACCTCAAGCATGGCGAACAGATGCAGAAGAACCCCGACATGGAACATGACGATCCGAACGCCAAGCGTCTGGCGCCGAAGAAGAGCGGCGAGATCGTCTGGAAGTTCACCAAGGCGGGCGAGTTCGACTTCTCCTGCCTCATTCCCGGGCACCGTGAAGCCGGCATGACCGGCACCATCGTCGTCAAGTGA